In a single window of the Neospora caninum Liverpool complete genome, chromosome VIIa genome:
- a CDS encoding NLI interacting factor-like phosphatase domain-containing protein, whose amino-acid sequence MATEFGDLSESAGEEEMGAVTFEDDFLESLKSLSDVYSAQQRNCYMLGEVGDLPPPPSDTKRTVFLDIDETLVHVTPYPLPFVKPDATFLLQETRRSSFVSSSASPSSSSTSSSPSSSSTSSSPSSSSPSSSPSSSSPSSSPSSSSSSSPSSPSPSSSSPSPSPSSSSAPLTLSPVYLPGASAGPAPRAALLHVYYRPFLFPFLESLLKTKECELVAFTAALREYADPILDGIEMKLGGARGSIFAGRLYRQHCARAPRAPLVSSALFEETPDEINSTDDGEETAESRGELEGGLVEERKSAEGGLEEERKSAEASKGGKRKQCDPETRDRKRKATTQELGEDDSGKTADAHAALSEERPGEGAEGKVGGVALDGDRSAGGSSGGETADVSVSREAEPREEEVETATSAPALSPTSFDLRGALGNAERDEDDLFNQQLVEAEEFLYVKDLVHAAPARCLSRSVLLDNSIVSLAAQLANGLLLRPFYGDPQDRELEGVLAFLLDLLEKKGDIRESMKESGMLHKVTQMLLLLPELRDTLALSEPLKAELSTYLGEGEADQREDEDSEREADQREDEDSEHEGEADQREHEDSEHEGEADQREDEDSEHEGEADQREDEDSEHGSPEEKRVEPGKKRRGGRRRTGRKESEGRRGGKGDRAKGEKRAKGEDEASRARPTEAERPDATHQGEISEGLQEGQCPLSEHQCPSPSDSALESPASLPAPLELDPLLGGLAPFPLLSKRNEDESCRSTEPPSTQLALESPASLSSPPSLPPSFLLSSPASPGSPSLLCRSGLTSEPRESHLGLDGAGNCSPAPESGCERNPPQGADASAAESAVSESEATGECTQRRLCEGEAGEAGVGGHCSLASKRRLDSAAEDDTELAAEGFNPIASGCPAPRLPVLLASSVPAGGVEDHACRDQAEDVPRSGEDTAGARQDRKPPFHRSLEDDSCKRMHVFEGAIADAMSLAAPPHLQACAVRAAEHEFFPASQSSLSDSHAPSYESLQIWPSIEQETSVSRPRTSMEETVPPVLSVACSYVAGVSAASGEAHGVPRRPRALPPSLVSPASILHGDPHASSLPRPPSDLSAGPDFCGAVSFHADEREKGQPDRPNLPPLVMPSAPTSPSHLASSSAPVPFSLPVPPPSSPLSPTSSLPRPERFRAARQFTFHLHEPARRGSRPRQHRRSAALLRGSGAEASDLACGAGAAFPQSGELDGQFPNPALPPPALAGGVALAEARARAAEGRKRESEGVGCVEGSDGCRDLEERSERRAGAGAPASASRQPATRTGRPAENGSSGDHSPRHSAPSASAPSATLRQPRLASQARPPQVNGRALNEAQGKAPRRSPERLCRAPSPASLVRAKQAPGGAQKGPGKAERESATQRNRDAAKASGAKKAEMAEEPAQSKRAGYAPTAGVPPGNQTPARQRLHAARATSLPAKGLQVSTYVRNDGRHTNAEARVTPSQGEMKKRITPATWREERAQLRGREDFRTPKVSPVEGPRPRSVAPSAVAASKTTRCLPSCCGAAAASPSPASSLSTGRRREKGSGQPGEAARAPPRARGWCEQLTVSLGCREATIDSGDSTPAQLTSALPVPFPAVSATQLRVPSAQPYVRVPRPASPAAMPPPPVAGGAHVPFAYGVRSKSSRPETEPSLSPSGSQVVLRYYGDVAYAAQVLSQSHTSVSVPADPRGPSCDTADRSLRAAAEAQLDRSASSASHAGVSDAGSQGEALLWHNEGDERQRSERSSLRSAEREEEDGETREVEVYFAPQFSASPPPSAATAPAARPGNASDKKSETETKANEGEGTEEPSLSSKFRNYVSVLPRVAGVSASVSVNAAVQRPNGPQNSPGGSVGSPSPSPALARSSSSLPVQAGASACASPLSPRFVQPVLFVGAPTGSPTLGSPLAVPGAGALEPRFSSRAFVSSPPSPKSRKSPALVAPSSTLMFYCPVAPQSQMQAEVAPSPSCSGFAPALTGASDGSSRPPSPRSPPDSNAACASPGAASRDLAVSRRGRPMLVSPEAASAGAATIPCAVATLPGLVASTSLSRPITPSPPPSSLSPPLSPVAGAAPSDALVYVSPYPGPPSASQAVPGAPSRGAVPPIRLYKRKDPWSPRGEPAGTAIPSSPVPRLPLNGVHAGARGRSLEGGARRDGTGVWRQLTPRGSRVWVPAETAAPTFSSKPASLKASGEEGVQASWFCGTPRQEALWGGRTESSAGH is encoded by the exons ATGGCGACCGAATTTGGGGACCTCTCAGAGTcggcgggggaagaagagatgggAGCAGTCACATTCGAAGACGACTTTCTGGAAAGTTTGAAATCGCTCTCCGATGTCTACTCTGCCCAGCAGCGGAACTG CTACATGCTCGGCGAGGTCGGGGACctccctccgcctccttcggACACAAAGCGGACTGTTTTCCTTGACATCGATGAGACTCTGGTTCACGTCACTCCCTACCCCCTTCCTTTTGTCAAACCCGACGCaacctttcttctccaagAAACACGccgttcttccttcgtgtcctcatccgcctctccctcttcttcctctacctcctcttctccctcttcttcctctacctcctcttctccttcttcttcctctccctcctcttctccctcttcttcctctccctcctcttctccctcttcttcctcttcttcctctccctcttctccctctccttcttcttcctctccctctccctctccctcttcttcttcagcccctctcactctgtctcccgtgTATCTTCCAGGAGCTTCTGCAGGTCCGGCGCCGCGTGCCGCGCTTCTGCATGTGTATTATCGTCCGTtcttgtttcccttcttggAGAGTCTGCTCAAGACGAAGGAGTGCGAGCTCGTGGCCTTCACGGCCGCGCTGCGCGAATACGCAGACCCCATCTTGGACGGAATTGAAATGAAGCTGGGCGGCGCGCGGGGGAGCATCTTCGCGGGCCgactgtacagacagcacTGCGCGCGGGCTCCGCGGGCGCCGCTCGTGTCCTCGGCGCTCttcgaggagacacccgacgaGATCAACTCGACGGatgacggcgaggagacagccgagagtCGTGGGGAGCTCGAGGGCGGGCTGGTAGAGGAGAGGAAATCTGCGGAGGGCGGgctggaagaggagaggaaatcTGCGGAGGCGAGTAAGGGCGGCAAGCGGAAGCAGTGTGACCCCGAGAcgagggacaggaagaggaaggcgacgacgcaggaGTTGGGGGAAGACGACAGTGGAAAGACAGCGGACGCGCACGCGGCGCTGTCGGAGGAGCGTCCGGGGGAAGGGGCAGAGGGGAAGGTGGGCGGCGTCGCCTTAGACGGCGATCGGAGCGCAGGAGGCAGCTCAGGAGGAGAGACCGCGGACGTTTCTGTgtcgagagaagccgagccgagagaagaggaggtggagacggcgacttCTGctcccgcgctgtctcccacGTCGTTCGATTTGCGTGGAGCTTTGGGGAACGccgagcgagacgaggacgacttGTTCAATCAGCAGCTAGTGGAAGCCGAGGAATTTCTGTACGTGAAAGACTTGGTGCATGCGGCTCCAGCCCGGTGTCTGTCGCGTTCGGTGTTGCTGGACAATTCCATAGTCTCGTTGGCCGCGCAGCTGGCCAACGGCTTGTTGCTTCGCCCCTTTTACGGAGACCCTCAGGACCGGGAGCTCGAAGGcgttctcgcgttcctcctgGACCTtttggagaagaaaggcgacatTCGCGAAAGCATGAAGGAGTCGGGAATGCTGCACAAAGTTACGCAAATGCTGCTCCTTCTGCCGGAACTGCGAGACACGCTGGCCCTCTCCGAGCCGCTCAAGGCCGAGCTGAGCACCTATctgggcgagggcgaggccgatcagagagaagacgaggacagcgagcgcgaggctgatcagagagaggacgaagacagcgaacacgagggcgaggccgatcagagagaacacgaagacagcgaacacgagggcgaggccgatcagagagaagacgaagacagcgaacacgagggcgaggccgatcagagagaagacgaagacagcgaacaCGGCTCACCGGAGGAGAAACGTGTGGAGcccgggaagaagcgacggggcggaaggcggcgcaCAGGGCGAAAGGAGTCGGAGGGCcgacgaggagggaaaggggaCCGAGccaagggagaaaagagagcaaagggagaggacgaggcaagTAGGGCGCGACCgacggaggcagaaagacCCGACGCGACGCATCAAGGAGAGATCAGCGAGGGCCTGCAGGAAGGCCAGTGCCCGTTGTCGGAGCACCAGTGTCCGTCTCCGAGTGACTCTGCGCTTGAGTCTCCAGCGTCGCTTCCAGCGCCGCTCGAGCTTGATCCGCTTCTCGGCGGGctcgcgccttttccgctgCTTTCGaagcgaaacgaagacgagTCTTGTCGCTCGACCGAGCCGCCGTCGACGCAGCTGGCTCTCGAAAGCCCCGcgagtctctcttcgcctccgtcgcttcctccgtctttcctcctgtcTTCGCCAGCCTCCCCAgggtctccgtctctcttgtgCCGCTCGGGCCTCACGAGTGAGCCTCGAGAGAGCCATCTCGGCCTCGACGGCGCAGGCAATTGTTCTCCCGCGCCCGAGAGCGGGTGCGAGCGGAACCCGCCGCAGGGCGCGGACGCCTCCGCGGCCGAGTCTGCAGTCTCGGAAAGCGAAGCGACGGGAGAATGCACGCAGAGGCGTCTGTGTGAGGGCGAAGCCGGAGAGGCGGGGGTAGGCGGGCACTGTTCGCTTGCCTCGAAGCGTCGTCTCGACTCAGCCGCAGAAGACGACACGGAACTCGCAGCTGAAGGCTTCAATCCAATTGCGAGCGGTTGCCCCGCCCCCCGCCTGCCTGTGTTGCTTGCTTCCTCTGTGCCCGCCGGAGGTGTCGAGGACCACGCCTGCAGAGACCAGGCGGAAGACGTTCCGCGTAGCGGCGAGGACACCGCCGGTGCGCGGCAGGACCGGAAGCCCCCGTTCCACCGGTCGTTGGAGGACGACAGCtgcaagcgcatgcacgtcttCGAAGGAGCGATAGCGGACGCCatgtctctcgcggcgccgcCCCACCTCCAGGCCTGCGCCGTCCGTGCAGCGGAGCATGAGTTCTTTCCCGCGTCTcagtcgtctctctccgatAGCCACGCCCCGTCCTACGAGTCTCTCCAGATTTGGCCAAGTATCGAGCAGGAGACGAGCGTCTCGCGACCGCGAACCTCCATGGAAGAGACAGtccctcctgttctctctgtcgcgtgtTCCTACGTGGCTGGCGTCAGCGCGGCGTCTGGCGAGGCGCATGGAGTACCTCGAAGACCACGTGCGTTGCcaccttctctcgtctcgcctgcgtccaTTTTGCATGGCGACCCTCAcgcgtcctcgcttcctcggcctcctaGCGACCTTTCAGCAGGACCCGATTTCTGCGGCGCTGTGTCCTTCCACGCagacgaacgcgagaagggacagccTGACCGCCCGAACCTTCCGCCGCTGGTCATGCCTTCTGCGCCGACGTCTCCTTCGcacctcgcttcctcgtccgccCCCGTGCCGTTCTCCCTTCCCGTCCctccgccctcgtctcccttgtCTCCGACGTCTTCGCTCCCGCGTCCAGAGCGCTTccgggcggcgaggcagtTCACCTTTCACCTGCACGAACCCGCGCGCCGGGgctcgcggcctcgccagcACCGCAGAAGTGCCGCGCTGCTCAGAGGCAGTGGCGCGGAGGCTTCAGATCTTGCGTGTGGCGCCGGAGCGGCCTTCCCGCAGTCTGGCGAGCTCGATGGTCAGTTCCCGAATCctgcgctgcctccgccggCTTTGGCGGGCGGCGTGGCGCTggccgaggcgcgcgcgcgagcggcggaggGCCGGAAGCGGGAGTCTGAAGGCGTGGGATGCGTCGAAGGCTCCGACGGCTGCCGAGAcctggaagagagaagcgaaagaagagccggcgccggcgccccAGCGAGCGCAAGCAGGCAACCTGCGACGCGAACGGGGCGCCCGGCTGAGAACGGCTCTTCTGGGGATCACTCTCCTCGCCACTCCGCTCCTTCGGCTTCGGCGCCGTCGGCTACGCTGCGACAACCGCGTTTGGCCTCTCAGGCGCGTCCTCCGCAAGTCAACGGCAGGGCGTTGAATGAAGCGCAAGGCAAAGCGCCGAGGCGCTCGCCCGAACGTTTGTGCCgggcgccgtctcctgcctctctcgttcgcgcTAAGCAAGCACCTGGCGGCGCCCAGAAGGGACCCGGGAAAgccgagcgcgagagcgcgacccaaaggaacagagacgccgcgaaggccagcggggcgaagaaggccgagatgGCTGAGGAGCCTGCTCAAAGCAAGCGAGCGGGCTACGCGCCGACCGCAGGCGTTCCCCCGGGGAACcagacgccggcgcgccagagactgcatgcggctcgAGCAACCTCTTTGCCCGCTAAAGGCCTTCAAGTCTCGACCTATGTGCGAAACGACGGCCGCCACACCAACGCAGAGGCAAGGGTGACCCCGTCCCAaggagagatgaagaaacGGATCACGCCCGCAAcgtggcgagaagagcgcgcgcAGCTGCGAGGGCGTGAGGATTTCCGAACGCCGAAGGTGTCCCCGGTCGAGGGCCCGCGGCCTCGCTCGGTGGCGCCGTCTGCTGTCGCGGCTTCAAAGACcacgcgctgtctcccttcttgctGCGGGGCGGCTGCCGCTTCTCCGAGTCCTGCGTCATCTCTTTCGACCGGTagacgccgagagaaaggctcCGGGCAACCgggcgaagccgcgcgcgctccGCCGCGTGCCCGAGGCTGGTGCGAGCAGCTGACTGTTTCTCTGGGGTGTCGGGAGGCCACGATCGACAGCGGCGACTCGACCCCTGCGCAGCTAACGAGTGCGCTCCCCGTCCCTTTTCCGGCGGTCTCCGCTACACAACTCAGGGTTCCATCTGCGCAGCCGTACGTCCGCGTGCCTCGTCCCGCGTCACCGGCCGCAATGCCGCCTCCACCGGTCGCTGGCGGAGCTCATGTTCCTTTTGCGTATGGTGTGCGGTCGAAAAGTTCCCGACCGGAGACCGAgccctcgctgtcgccctcAGGTTCTCAAGTCGTGCTTCGCTACTACGGAGACGTCGCTTACGCTGCCCAAGTGTTGTCTCAGAGCCACACATCGGTCTCCGTTCCAGCGGATCCGCGTGGTCCTTCCTGCGACACCGCCGACAGGAGCCTCAGGgcggccgcggaggcgcaaCTCGAccgcagcgcctcctcggcgtctcaTGCAGGGGTGAGCGACGCGGGGAGCCAGGGGGAAGCCCTGTTGTGGCAtaacgaaggcgacgagagacagaggagcgaGCGGAGCAGTCTGCGGTCagcagaacgcgaagaagaggacggcgaaacgcgagaggttGAGGTTTACTTCGCGCCGCagttctctgcgtctccgcctccctcgGCGGCGACCGCCCCGGCAGCACGGCccggaaacgcgagcgaCAAAAaatcggagacagagacgaaggccaacgagggcgaagggacagaggaaccgtctttgtcttccaAGTTCCGGAACTACGTGTCTGTGCTCCCGCGCGttgccggcgtctctgccaGTGTCTCTGTCAACGCAGCCGTTCAAAGACCAAACGGTCCACAGAACAGTCCTGGCGGCTCGGTCgggtctccgtcgccctctccggctctcgcgcgttcttcctcgtcgcttcctgtACAGGCCGGggcctctgcatgcgcctctccgttgtctccACGCTTCGTGCAACCTGTGTTGTTTGTAGGAGCCCCGACCGGGTCTCCCACGTTGGGGTCGCCTCTTGCCGTGCCTGGAGCCGGCGCGCTGGAGccccgcttttcttcgcgcgcgTTCGtgtcgtctccgccgtctccgaaGTCTCGCAAGTCTCCGGCTCTCGTGGCGCCGTCCTCGACGCTGATGTTCTACTGCCCCGTTGCCCCGCAGTCACAGATGCAAGCGGAGGTCGCGCCGTCCCCGTCGTGCTCAGGTTTCGCTCCGGCTTTAACCGGCGCGAGTGACGGGTCGTCCCGGCCCCCGTCGCCTCGGAGTCCCCCTGACAGcaacgctgcatgcgcctctccagGGGCCGCCTCTCGTgatctcgctgtctctcgacggGGTCGGCCGATGCTAGTCAGTCCCGAGGCCGCTTCTGCTGGCGCCGCGACAATTCCTTGTGCGGTAGCGACTCTCCCTGGTCTCGTCGCGTCGACTTCCCTGTCGCGACCAATCACCCCCTCacctcccccttcttctctttcgcctccgctgtcgcctgtGGCAGGCGCCGCCCCTTCCGATGCGCTCGTGTATGTGTCGCCGTACCCGGGCCCGCCTTCGGCTTCGCAGGCCGTCCCCGGTGCGCCGTCGCGTGGCGCCGTGCCGCCCATTCGTCTGTACAAGCGCAAGGATCCGTGGTCTCCGCGCGGAGAGCCTGCCGGCACGGCGATTCCGTCCAGTCCCGTGCCACGGCTGCCTCTCAACGGGGTTCACGCCGGGGCGAGAGGCCGGAGCCTGGAGGGAGgggcgcgaagagacgggacGGGCGTTTGGAGACAGCTGACGCCGCGGGGATCGCGCGTCTGGGtccccgcggagacagccgcgccgACGTTTTCCAGCAAACCCGCGAGTCTGAAAGCCTCaggtgaagaaggcgtcCAGGCGTCGTGGTTCTGCGGAACGCCTCGCCAGGAAGCGTTGTGGGGAGGCAGAACCGAGAGCAGCGCGGGGCACTaa